From the Candidatus Babeliales bacterium genome, the window TCTAGGCATTAAGGAATGTATATGAAGATGGTTGATGAAAATAAAAATAATGAAGAAGGTGTACAACAAGGAACAATTACTTTGACCTATCGCCAAGCAAGTTGGGGTATGGCTGTTTTGGTAGTTTTGTTTTTTTTCGTTTTTATTACCGGCTATTTTTTAGGTAAACAAAAAGAGGTCGAAGATTTTTCTAATAAAGTGGAAAGAGACTCTTTGGCTGATATGATATCAGCGTCACTGTATTCTCGATATGATGAAAAGGGACCAAGTGCAGATGAGGGAGATGATGTTCTGGAGTTGCTTGAAAAAGTAGAATTGACTGAAGGAGTAGAAAGTGATACTGCTGATGCAGCGCTAGCTACTCATGAACAGTTGGTGGCTAGTGCGTTGTCGTCTGATGCAGAAAAAAGTATGATAGCGCCGTGTGAAACTAAAGAAAATATGGTACAGTATTACGCGGAGTTAGTAGGGTTTGGTACAGAAAAATCAGCTATGGCGTTTGTAAATAGACTTGCAAAAGAAAATATTACTACTATTGTAAAGGCAAAAACAAGCAAGACAGCTAAGGGTAAGAAAATTGTTTGGTACCAAGTGGTGACTGAACCATTTGTAGACCATACATTGTTATTAGATTTAGTTAAAAAATTGGAAAAAAAGGAACATTTAAAAGGTGTTTCGATTCAAGTGTATGCGTGATAAATAAGTCAAAATAGATAAGAAAGGATTGTTACATGATTACTAGTATTCGCGATCAGTTTTTCAAAACAAAACTGTTTAAAGGAATTGCAATTACTATTGTGGTAGTAATGAGTGGTATATTTACGTTACCTGGATTGTTGCGTCTTGGAGGTGGCGGTGGAAATGGTTGGATTGTGCAGGTAAATGGCCAAGAGGTTAGCAATAATGAATTTATGTATGTTGCCATGGGGCAGCAAGAGTATATTAATTTGTTTTATCAACATTATGGCAACTATGCAAAAATGTTTTTGCAGCAACTTGGATTAGATAAAGATCCGAAAGCGCTTGCATTAGATATGGTTATTAATAATGAGTTATTGCGTCAGCAAGCAAACGCATTAGATTTATACATAGATGATCAGTACGTTGCAGACAAATTGCAGGATTTTGAATTTGTACAACAAGAGCTGTCTGATATAATTCCCCATGGCGCATTTGATCAGGCCCGTGGCATTAATGAGCGGCAATTACAAATTGCTTTGCGCGAACGTAATATGCCAGGTACTGAGTTTGATCTTTTATTAAAAGAGGCATTTAAACGCAGATTATTACTGGGCTTGATAGAGGGTGCGGCATATACACCACAGTTTGAGTTGCGCGAGCAATATATTATAAAAAACCTGCGTAAAAAGTTTTCGATAGTGACATTTGACTTCGATCGTTTTTTGAAAAAAGCTCAGGAAACGCCGGTAACTGATGAGCAGTTGCAGGAATTCTTCCAAATTCAAACAACTAAAATGAAGAAGTATGCGATAGCAGAAAAACGAACTGGTACTGCGTGGAAGTTTGATGCGCGCTCATACGGCATTACGGTATCGCAAACAGAAGTTGCGGATTATTATAATGAGAATAAAACGAAAAAGTTTGTTGAAACGCCAGCCCGTATGCAGGTGCGTACCATGGTATTTTCGGCAAAAGACGATGCGCAACAAGCAGCTGCTTTAGAAAAAGCAAAAGCGGTGCATGCAGAGTTGGTAAAACAACCAGAGTTGTTCGCAAATAAGGCAAAAGAGCATTCACAAGATGAAAAAACTGCATCAAAAGGTGGATTGTTGCCTACATTTGCCCGAGGGGAACAAGATGCAACATTGGAGCGTACGGCGTTTTTACTCAAAAAAGATGGGGACATCTCTGAAGTTATTACTACTAAGAATGGTTTAGAAATTATACAGCGGGTAAGCAGAGAGCCCGTTGTGTATAAAACATTAGCAGCGGTTACTCCTGAGATTGAGGCGGAGCTTATTAAACAAAAGTTTGCTCAAACATTTGTTAAAGATGTTGAGCGTATTTTGAAAAAAGAGAATGCTGTCGATGGCATAGCAACATTAATAAAAGAGAAGAAGGGCCAACAAGAGCGTTATGCAGATTTAGAAAAAGGTGCATCGCGTGTTGCTAATGAGTTATTTGAGCTACAGAATGATCAGTATGGTGTCTATATCGACAAAAACGTTGGAATGCTCGTGCAATTAACGGGTATCAAACCAAAGCATATTGCAACGTTAGAATCGATCAAAGAAGAAGTTACCAAAGATTGGTATGCGCAAAAGGCAAGCCAAGCGATATCAAAAGCAGTGGCTGATATGCGCGATGCAGTAAGCAAAAAATCGCTCAAAGAACTTTCAAATAGCGCATTTGGCACAGCGTATATGGTTACAGATTTCTTAAAGTCTGATGACAAGAACGCGTTAGAGTCATTCAAGGCTGATGGGTTATCGCTTGAGAAGTTGTTTCAAATTGAAAAGGCTGGTATGGTGCAGGTGCAAACTGGTAAAAAAAATAGCTATTTCACCCGGTTGGATGAGCTGAGCCCTATTGATGAGCAAGATTGGTTGGCTCAAGCAGATAAGCTTGAAAAAGACCTTGAGAAAGAGCGAAACAGCTATCAACCTGGCTACAGACGCAACGGTTTTGTTGCTTCTTTACATAGAAATGCTACAATAAATTCAAACGAATCATTGGTTAATCGATCATAAATGAAAAATAATGGCACAAAAAAAATCAACACAGATAGCTTTTGCGACTACTGAATCGACTGATACGCAACAGGCATTTAAACGTAAAGCGCTAGAGGTTACCTTCTCGCAGATAGATAAGCAGTATGGTAATGGTGCGGTCATGATGTTGGGGCAAACGCTGCAGGGTGGCATAGAGGCCATTTCTACAGGCTCTATACTCATTGACCAGGCAATTGGCGTTGGCGGACTACCATTAGGGCGGATCATAGAAATCTTTGGTCCTGAATCTTCAGGTAAGTCGACCCTTGCTCTGCACGTTATCGCTCAGTCACAAAAAAAAGGCGGAATCTGCGCATATATTGATGCAGAACACGCTATGGATCCATCATACGCAACCAAATTAGGGGTTAAGATAGATGATCTTATTATCTCTCAACCTGATTATGGTGAGCAAGCTTTGGATATTGCTGAAATGCTTATCCGTTCTGGTGCGGTAGATGTTATTGTAATTGATTCCGTTGCAGCTCTTGTCCCTAAGGCAGAGTTGGAAGGTGACATGGGCGACACCCATGT encodes:
- a CDS encoding peptidylprolyl isomerase, whose translation is MITSIRDQFFKTKLFKGIAITIVVVMSGIFTLPGLLRLGGGGGNGWIVQVNGQEVSNNEFMYVAMGQQEYINLFYQHYGNYAKMFLQQLGLDKDPKALALDMVINNELLRQQANALDLYIDDQYVADKLQDFEFVQQELSDIIPHGAFDQARGINERQLQIALRERNMPGTEFDLLLKEAFKRRLLLGLIEGAAYTPQFELREQYIIKNLRKKFSIVTFDFDRFLKKAQETPVTDEQLQEFFQIQTTKMKKYAIAEKRTGTAWKFDARSYGITVSQTEVADYYNENKTKKFVETPARMQVRTMVFSAKDDAQQAAALEKAKAVHAELVKQPELFANKAKEHSQDEKTASKGGLLPTFARGEQDATLERTAFLLKKDGDISEVITTKNGLEIIQRVSREPVVYKTLAAVTPEIEAELIKQKFAQTFVKDVERILKKENAVDGIATLIKEKKGQQERYADLEKGASRVANELFELQNDQYGVYIDKNVGMLVQLTGIKPKHIATLESIKEEVTKDWYAQKASQAISKAVADMRDAVSKKSLKELSNSAFGTAYMVTDFLKSDDKNALESFKADGLSLEKLFQIEKAGMVQVQTGKKNSYFTRLDELSPIDEQDWLAQADKLEKDLEKERNSYQPGYRRNGFVASLHRNATINSNESLVNRS
- the recA gene encoding recombinase RecA, which codes for MAQKKSTQIAFATTESTDTQQAFKRKALEVTFSQIDKQYGNGAVMMLGQTLQGGIEAISTGSILIDQAIGVGGLPLGRIIEIFGPESSGKSTLALHVIAQSQKKGGICAYIDAEHAMDPSYATKLGVKIDDLIISQPDYGEQALDIAEMLIRSGAVDVIVIDSVAALVPKAELEGDMGDTHVGLQARLMSQALRKLTPVVHKSKTVLIFINQIRQTIGGLPFSKKETTTGGNALKFYASVRLDVRRIASLKKNEVHFGNRVAVKVVKNKVAPPFKKVELDLLFNEGISMELDLLDAALHFSVVIKAGAWFSFKGEHIAQGRDQALRFFKDNKSVTEEVMGLVREKLLANEIITTVQEETETED